Proteins encoded together in one Styela clava chromosome 12, kaStyClav1.hap1.2, whole genome shotgun sequence window:
- the LOC120329479 gene encoding PDZ and LIM domain protein 7-like, with product MSYSLEGGSPWGFRLTGGKDFRTELVISKITPGGKADRAGIKCGMALSEINNQPTANMTHMEAQGQVKNAGHTLVLIVKNKDDSVSYATSGVENLNISSPPKPSVQTSATYVKPVQTSVPQPNRYQPSKPAPAPDFLPPPPADEPLPPPPQSMLGPGPQMKQQSNKGDESDPICEGCRKIILGPYLSHQGKNWHIDEFVCAASNCRKPLQNIGFIDEGGERYCKDCYEKHFAHTCGKCHKKVVGEVMHALGQTWHMTCFVCKACGQTFKDGVFQMQGDQPYCITDYNRLFSQVCKGCNFTIEAGDSYLEALSAQWHDTCFECAVCHCDLKTVGFFAAGGKPVCSNHRNARVA from the coding sequence ATGGGGCTTTCGTCTTACCGGAGGAAAAGATTTCCGTACGGAATTGGTAATTTCTAAAATTACACCGGGAGGAAAAGCAGATCGTGCTGGTATAAAATGTGGCATGGCTTTATCGGAAATAAATAATCAACCTACCGCAAATATGACTCATATGGAAGCTCAAGGTCAAGTAAAAAACGCTGGGCATACACTAGTATTAATTGTCAAGAATAAAGATGATAGTGTTTCATATGCTACCAGCGGTGTtgagaatttgaatatttcttcaCCACCAAAGCCATCCGTCCAAACAAGTGCAACTTATGTGAAACCAGTGCAAACTTCTGTACCTCAGCCTAATCGGTATCAACCAAGCAAACCAGCCCCCGCTCCTGATTTTCTTCCACCCCCACCAGCAGATGAGCCTCTTCCTCCGCCGCCACAAAGCATGCTCGGGCCTGGACCACAGATGAAGCAACAGTCTAACAAAGGGGATGAAAGTGATCCAATATGTGAAGGGTGTAGGAAGATTATTCTTGGTCCTTATCTGTCACATCAAGGCAAGAATTGGCACATTGATGAATTTGTATGCGCTGCGAGCAATTGTAGAAAACCACTTCAAAATATCGGCTTTATTGACGAAGGGGGAGAGAGATACTGCAAAGATTGCTATGAGAAGCATTTTGCTCACACATGTGGAAAATGTCACAAAAAAGTTGTCGGCGAAGTAATGCATGCTCTTGGCCAAACCTGGCATATGACATGCTTTGTATGTAAAGCATGTGGTCAAACCTTCAAAGATGGTGTATTTCAAATGCAAGGTGATCAACCATACTGTATTACTGACTACAATCGTCTGTTTAGCCAGGTATGCAAAGGGTGCAACTTTACCATCGAAGCTGGAGATAGTTATTTGGAAGCACTTAGTGCACAGTGGCATGATACGTGCTTCGAATGTGCTGTTTGCCATTGTGACCTTAAAACTGTAGGATTTTTTGCAGCTGGTGGAAAACCTGTTTGTAGCAATCACAGAAATGCCAGGGTTGCATGA